One segment of Candidatus Liberimonas magnetica DNA contains the following:
- a CDS encoding NCS2 family permease, protein MKQKTKNFIENYFNMQELKTTIRTEVIAGVTTFMTMAYIIFVNPAMIAQAGMDIGAAMSATCVASAIATIFMGVYAKYPIALAPGMGINAFFTYTVCLSMKISWEVALGCVFIQGIIFIMLTLTKAREAIAYSIPGSIRYAIACGIGIFIAFIGLIDSGLIVANPATLVSLGDVTNPATLVSIFGLLITSVILIKKISGALLWGMLVTAAFAIPLDIVKFQGLVSLPPSMAPTFMKMDIAGALNFGLISIIFVFLFMDLFDTVGTLTGVGELGGFIKDGRFPRIGKALFSDALGSCAGAVCGTPTVTSYIESSAGISTGGRSGFASVVTGLLFFVALFFSPFVKMIGGGYATTNGITLHPVTAPALIIVGCMMLVTISKIDWTDYSESIPAFLVIIIIPLSFSIATGIAVGFISYAVIKLLSGKGKEAGWLVYLFAALFILRFLYLKSL, encoded by the coding sequence ATGAAACAGAAAACAAAAAATTTTATCGAAAATTACTTCAATATGCAGGAGCTTAAAACCACGATAAGGACAGAGGTCATTGCGGGTGTCACTACTTTTATGACAATGGCATACATAATATTCGTTAACCCCGCCATGATAGCTCAAGCCGGAATGGATATCGGTGCTGCGATGTCCGCCACCTGCGTAGCATCGGCGATAGCGACTATATTCATGGGAGTCTATGCCAAGTACCCTATAGCCCTTGCGCCGGGTATGGGCATAAACGCTTTTTTTACTTATACGGTCTGCCTGAGCATGAAAATAAGCTGGGAAGTCGCGCTTGGCTGTGTATTCATTCAAGGCATTATCTTTATTATGCTGACTCTGACAAAAGCAAGGGAAGCTATCGCCTACTCCATACCGGGATCAATACGCTATGCAATAGCCTGCGGCATAGGCATATTTATCGCTTTTATAGGACTTATTGACTCCGGTTTGATAGTAGCTAACCCTGCCACTCTTGTTTCTCTGGGAGACGTGACTAACCCCGCAACATTAGTATCTATTTTTGGCTTGCTTATTACAAGCGTAATATTAATAAAAAAAATAAGCGGGGCGCTTCTTTGGGGGATGTTGGTTACCGCCGCTTTTGCCATACCCCTGGACATCGTAAAATTCCAGGGGCTTGTTTCCCTGCCGCCTTCTATGGCTCCGACTTTTATGAAAATGGATATAGCAGGAGCCCTTAATTTCGGGCTTATTTCAATAATATTTGTTTTTCTTTTTATGGACCTGTTCGATACTGTAGGGACACTTACAGGAGTAGGAGAACTGGGCGGCTTCATCAAAGACGGCAGGTTCCCAAGGATAGGCAAAGCGCTCTTTAGCGATGCTCTCGGCTCATGCGCCGGGGCGGTATGCGGCACGCCGACAGTTACAAGTTATATAGAAAGCTCAGCCGGCATATCTACAGGCGGCCGCTCCGGGTTTGCCAGTGTCGTTACCGGGTTATTGTTTTTCGTAGCGCTTTTTTTCTCTCCTTTTGTTAAAATGATAGGCGGGGGCTATGCTACCACGAACGGTATCACCCTCCATCCGGTTACTGCTCCTGCCTTGATAATAGTCGGGTGCATGATGCTTGTAACTATATCAAAAATTGACTGGACGGATTACAGCGAATCTATACCTGCTTTTTTAGTCATCATAATAATCCCCCTGTCTTTCAGCATAGCTACGGGTATAGCAGTAGGTTTTATAAGCTATGCCGTAATAAAACTGCTTTCAGGAAAAGGAAAAGAAGCAGGCTGGCTTGTATACTTGTTTGCTGCGCTCTTCATCTTAAGGTTCCTGTATTTGAAATCATTGTAA
- a CDS encoding 3'-phosphoesterase, with product MPIFVVHEHHARNLHFDFRLEMDGVLKSWAIPKGPSMNPKDKRLAILVEDHPLDYAPFEGVIPEGQYGAGEVVIWDNGEFEIREGSFKDSKMVIRMKGKKLKGVFSLFMLKGQPKNWLLVKKNDEFADKKFSMETKKTI from the coding sequence GTGCCTATTTTTGTTGTTCACGAACACCATGCAAGGAACCTTCATTTTGATTTCAGGTTAGAAATGGACGGTGTTTTAAAATCCTGGGCAATACCCAAAGGCCCGTCCATGAACCCTAAAGACAAACGCTTAGCTATACTTGTGGAAGACCATCCGCTTGACTATGCTCCTTTTGAAGGTGTTATACCCGAAGGACAGTACGGGGCAGGAGAGGTTGTTATCTGGGATAACGGCGAATTTGAAATAAGAGAAGGTTCATTTAAAGACAGTAAGATGGTTATTAGGATGAAAGGGAAAAAACTAAAAGGAGTTTTCTCTTTATTTATGTTAAAAGGACAACCTAAGAACTGGTTGTTGGTTAAAAAGAATGACGAGTTCGCAGATAAGAAATTTTCAATGGAAACAAAAAAAACTATTTAG
- a CDS encoding M48 family metallopeptidase — translation MNTYLIIILAIIIGGYLLDLLVETLNLNHASPQLPEEFIGFYDAQKYKTSQEYLKDNTKFDFLSDGFFTALTIIFIMLGGFNFVDGIARSFGFAQIFSGLIFAGMLLFGLQVLKIPFSLYETFVIEEKYGFNKTTLKTFFLDILKSWVLLVIIGGLVFSGVIWFFARFGALAWLYSWLALTVFQIFLIFIAPVIIMPLFNKFIPLEEGELKTTLEKYAKEQDFKMKGLFKMDGSKRSTKSNAFFTGFGKYRRIVLFDTLIEKHSVDELVSVLAHEMGHYKLKHILKSIITSIITTGVMFFILSLFINNAELFKAFKMENISVYASLFFFGFLYAPINMIFSVITSIMSRVHEFEADAYAVHTYKKAEAMINALKKLSVNNLSNLTPHPLKVFLEYSHPPVLERIKAIRAMQN, via the coding sequence ATGAACACTTATCTGATAATAATTTTAGCAATAATAATAGGCGGTTATCTTCTTGATCTCCTTGTTGAAACTTTAAACCTTAACCATGCTTCGCCGCAGCTGCCTGAAGAATTCATCGGTTTTTATGATGCTCAAAAGTATAAAACATCCCAGGAGTACTTAAAAGACAACACTAAATTTGATTTTTTATCCGACGGATTTTTTACCGCTTTGACCATCATTTTTATAATGCTCGGCGGTTTCAATTTTGTCGACGGCATCGCAAGAAGTTTTGGTTTTGCGCAGATTTTTTCAGGGCTTATCTTCGCGGGTATGCTTTTGTTCGGTCTTCAGGTATTAAAGATACCGTTTTCTTTATACGAAACATTTGTTATAGAAGAAAAATACGGTTTTAATAAGACAACTTTGAAAACATTTTTTTTAGACATACTAAAATCCTGGGTGCTCCTCGTCATAATAGGCGGGCTTGTATTTTCAGGTGTTATATGGTTTTTTGCCAGATTTGGCGCTCTTGCCTGGCTGTACTCATGGCTGGCTCTTACAGTTTTCCAGATATTTTTGATCTTCATAGCTCCTGTTATTATAATGCCTTTGTTTAACAAATTCATACCTCTTGAAGAAGGCGAATTAAAAACCACCCTTGAAAAATATGCAAAGGAACAGGATTTCAAGATGAAAGGGCTGTTTAAAATGGACGGCTCAAAACGTTCCACTAAATCAAATGCGTTCTTTACCGGATTTGGGAAATACAGGAGGATAGTCCTTTTTGACACGTTGATAGAAAAACACAGCGTTGACGAACTTGTATCCGTGCTCGCTCATGAAATGGGGCATTATAAACTAAAACATATCTTGAAATCCATTATAACTTCAATAATTACAACAGGGGTAATGTTTTTCATATTGTCATTGTTCATAAACAACGCGGAACTATTTAAAGCATTTAAAATGGAAAACATCTCGGTCTATGCAAGCCTATTTTTCTTTGGCTTCCTTTACGCTCCCATAAATATGATTTTTTCTGTAATAACTAGTATAATGTCCAGGGTTCACGAGTTTGAGGCTGACGCTTATGCGGTCCATACTTACAAAAAAGCTGAAGCGATGATAAATGCTTTAAAAAAATTAAGCGTCAACAATTTGTCGAATTTAACACCTCACCCATTAAAGGTTTTTTTAGAATACAGCCATCCGCCGGTACTTGAAAGGATAAAGGCCATAAGGGCAATGCAAAATTAG
- a CDS encoding DUF5679 domain-containing protein codes for MAEGRCMKCKKTVEIKDGKEKVMKNGMKAMAGCCPACGTKVFRILGKAK; via the coding sequence ATGGCTGAAGGAAGATGTATGAAATGTAAAAAGACCGTAGAGATCAAAGATGGTAAGGAAAAAGTAATGAAAAACGGCATGAAAGCAATGGCAGGCTGCTGTCCTGCCTGCGGAACAAAAGTTTTCAGGATCTTAGGAAAAGCGAAATAA
- a CDS encoding CBS domain-containing protein encodes MLAKEIMTKDVITVKPDMDVHKLAEMFIDRNISGAPVVDDNGGFLGLVLEDGIIFKDTKVHLPTFVYFLSGFFTLGEKKFEDELKKISATTVSGIMDEKPITITPEATMEDIATLMIDKAVHYFPVLENGRLRGVVTKKDIVKAIAKSQI; translated from the coding sequence ATGCTCGCAAAAGAGATAATGACCAAAGACGTCATAACTGTCAAGCCGGACATGGACGTTCACAAGCTTGCTGAGATGTTCATCGACAGGAACATCAGCGGCGCGCCTGTTGTGGACGATAACGGCGGATTCCTAGGGCTTGTGCTCGAAGACGGCATTATTTTCAAAGATACAAAAGTGCACCTTCCGACTTTTGTCTATTTCCTTTCGGGATTTTTTACTCTGGGCGAGAAAAAATTCGAGGATGAACTGAAAAAAATATCAGCAACAACTGTTTCAGGCATAATGGATGAAAAACCCATTACTATAACTCCTGAAGCTACTATGGAAGATATAGCAACTTTAATGATAGATAAAGCAGTCCATTATTTCCCGGTTTTAGAAAACGGCAGGCTGAGAGGAGTTGTAACGAAGAAAGATATTGTAAAAGCTATAGCAAAAAGCCAGATATAA